One genomic segment of Danio rerio strain Tuebingen ecotype United States chromosome 11, GRCz12tu, whole genome shotgun sequence includes these proteins:
- the LOC108191636 gene encoding uncharacterized protein, with protein MTTETSSLKTRSCASCSSARSNTSSTGSAAAKARARAEAAKARLTFAEEEVNLKLQKAKVEASMEMLQQKKEVAAAVAEAEALEAAIDEHSEKHSCKLSLNSVPLETTQRTEQYVIDQTKNLDKDLQLCDVPAKIEPSTSYSISGSQLKPEVKPFLLRHNSVSFQLPDTTLKHSATSPANKYPTPSQQFGSQNNINTSNPLNSEYPMFQNSNDCSSNMNDFVRYLARRELVSTGLLQFNDKPQNYRAWKRSFQNATFDLNLTPSEEMDLLLKWLGKESAEQVEQIRAIHINHPQAGLAMAWDRLDQTYGSAEIIEHALFKRIDAFPKIANRDYSKLSKLSDLLMELQSAKAEGDLPGLVLLDTARGIYPIIQKLPFRLQEKWASVGAAYKRHNQVPYPPFAYFVDFVSQEADIGNDPSFSFVSYIDTAPKVEKAAWKSSKQHEIFVHKTAVSYGDCADTGGLYKQSDDCEKLCLIHKRPHPLNKCRVFLEKSTDARKAFLREHNVCFKCCSSTTHIAKNCKTKVQCSECKSEGHNTVLHPGHASWKESNPATKHGGEGEQPSSQSQVDSKCTEVCGENQTDRSCSKVCLVKVFPAGQKDKAVKVYAILDEQSNRSLVRSQFFEVFSDQSPCAPYILRTCAGVKESAGRRASGYEVESLDGTVCISLPSLIECNDIPNNRDEIPTPDVARSHTHLKSMAHFIPELDPKAPIMLLLGRDVIRVHKVRKQVNGPHNLPYAQKLDLGWVIVGNVCLGNVHKPLTISTFHTNTVEPERPTLFKPCPNVFHVKETCKDFQIANHCPTYPEAKFTCDVDCLGDNVFQRTKEDNQVAPSIQDATFMKIMDEGLRKDSNNSWVAPLPFKSPRPRLPNNRIQALKRLISLKHNLERKPMMKEHFLKFMDKIFKNGHAELAPPLDEKEEQWYLPTFGVYHPKKVNQIRVVFDSSAQHNAISLNDVLLTGPDLNNTLVGVMMRFRKEAIAFTADIEQMFYCFLVREEDRDFLRFLWFQDNDTSKDIVDYRMRVHVFGNKPSPAVAIHCLHKSVQIDNFHVDSEVKQFVMRDFYVDDGLKSLPTVEATISLLKKTQEVLSKSNLRLHKIAANSKKVMEAFPSTDHACDLKDLDFEEDTLPMQRSLGLNWDLHSDCFRFSVSDEVKPYTRRGVLSTINRLYDPLGFVAPVTIQGKAILRELTAVSGDWDAPLPQKMEDAWTLWRVSLSELANFSIPRVYTEISTSTAMRRELCVFADASIKAIAAVSYLKVTDDEGKNHIGFVMGKAKLAPRPEHTVPRLELCAAVLAVELADLISVNLDLQFDAVTYYTDSKVVLGYICNETRRFYVYVSNRIQRIRRSSSPDQWRYVPTEQNPADHATRFVSAAHLQKTNWLSGPNFLLTQGPDIQNTFNLVNPSSDPDVRPLVSTLTTTALTKQLGSERFAKFSSWNSLTGAITRLIHIAHHFKTTEKENSSCKGWHYCKEFTMEESDRAINIILRAVQEEAYSHEIECIKRQERIPKSSPLHTLDPFIDQQGLLRVGGRLHLSSLNQREKTPLLIPGKSHIATLIIRHHHERVQHQGRHFTEGAVRAAGFWIIGGKRRVSSIIHQCVTCRRLRAPLSIQKMANLPAERLSEDPPFTNVGLDVFGPWNVSSRRTRGGLLYSKRWAVIFTCMSIRAVHIEVIESLDTSSFINALRRFLAVRGPVKHIRSDRGTNFVGACKELQIPSNIDSKVVKTYLSDQGCTWTFNPPHASHCGGSWERMIGLARRILDSMFLQLKDKLTHEVLVTFMAEVTAIINARPLVPVTTDPHESFILTPAALLTQKVNPVAAPTGKFGVTDLYKCQWRQVQHLSNTFWDRWRKQFLPTLQPRKKWQSVHPNVNTGSVVLLKNSQVPRNEWPLGLVTQSFPSKDGKVRQVEVKVIKPGGSTLFLRPVTEVVLLLSSESKVDE; from the coding sequence ATGACAACAGAAACATCGTCATTAAAGACGCGCTCGTGCGCTTCATGTTCTTCAGCACGATCCAATACATCGTCAACTGGATCAGCAGCTGCTAAGGCAAGAGCAAGAGCAGAGGCAGCAAAAGCTCGACTTACTTTCGCTGAAGAAGAGGTTAATTTAAAGCTACAAAAGGCCAAAGTTGAGGCATCTATGGAAATGCTGCAGCAGAAAAAAGAGGTAGCTGCAGCTGTTGCAGAAGCAGAGGCTCTTGAAGCTGCCATTGATGAGCATTCTGAAAAACACAGTTGCAAGCTAAGTTTGAACTCTGTTCCCTTGGAAACCACACAGCGAACAGAACAATATGTTATCGACCAAACCAAAAATCTAGACAAGGATCTACAACTGTGTGATGTTCCTGCGAAAATAGAACCAAGTACAAGTTATAGTATTTCAGGTTCACAGCTAAAACCTGAAGTCAAGCCTTTCCTTTTACGACACAACAGTGTCTCTTTTCAACTACCTGATACCACCTTAAAACACTCTGCAACATCACCTGCAAACAAATATCCGACTCCTTCGCAGCAATTCGGATCACAAAATAACATCAATACGTCTAATCCTCTGAACTCTGAATACCCCATGTTTCAAAATTCAAATGATTGCAGTTCAAACATGAACGACTTTGTAAGATATCTGGCTCGTCGAGAGCTTGTTTCAACAGGCTTACTACAGTTTAACGACAAACCCCAGAATTACAGAGCCTGGAAACGATCTTTTCAAAATGCAACTTTTGATTTAAATCTGACTCCAAGTGAAGAAATGGATCTCCTGTTGAAGTGGTTAGGCAAAGAGTCAGCCGAGCAAGTGGAACAGATAAGAGCAATACATATTAATCACCCACAAGCTGGGCTGGCGATGGCATGGGACAGACTTGATCAAACATATGGCTCAGCAGAAATAATAGAACATGCTCTATTCAAACGAATCGATGCTTTTCCTAAAATAGCCAATCGAGATTATTCAAAATTGTCAAAATTGAGTGATCTGCTAATGGAGTTGCAGTCTGCTAAGGCTGAAGGAGACTTACCTGGTCTTGTTCTCTTAGACACTGCAAGAGGCATCTATCCAATAATACAGAAGTTACCATTTCGTCTGCAAGAAAAGTGGGCATCAGTTGGTGCAGCCTATAAGCGACACAATCAAGTTCCATATCCTCCATTTGCTTACTTTGTAGACTTTGTTAGCCAGGAGGCAGATATTGGAAATGATCCGAGCTTCAGCTTTGTCTCTTACATAGACACAGCTCCTAAAGTAGAGAAGGCAGCTTGGAAGAGCAGTAAACAACACGAAATCTTTGTACACAAGACAGCAGTATCTTACGGAGACTGTGCTGATACTGGCGGGCTTTATAAGCAATCTGATGACTGTGAGAAACTGTGTCTCATCCACAAAAGACCACACCCTCTTAACAAATGCCGTGTCTTTTTAGAGAAGTCTACTGATGCTCGGAAGGCATTTTTGAGGGAGCATAATGTATGCTTTAAATGCTGCTCTTCAACAACGCATATCGCAAAGAACTGTAAAACTAAAGTTCAATGCTCTGAATGCAAAAGTGAAGGACACAACACGGTACTCCACCCTGGACATGCATCCTGGAAAGAGTCAAACCCTGCCACAAAGCATGGCGGGGAGGGAGAGCAACCCTCATCTCAATCTCAAGTCGACAGCAAATGCACAGAAGTCTGTGGGGAAAATCAAACAGACCGATCGTGCTCAAAAGTATGCCTTGTAAAGGTATTTCCAGCTGGCCAAAAAGACAAAGCAGTAAAAGTATATGCAATCTTGGATGAACAGAGTAACAGGTCTCTGGTTCGTTCACAGTTTTTTGAAGTTTTCAGTGACCAAAGTCCTTGTGCTCCTTACATATTGAGAACATGCGCAGGAGTGAAGGAGTCAGCAGGAAGACGGGCCAGTGGCTATGAAGTAGAGTCTCTAGATGGAACTGTTTGCATTTCACTGCCAAGCTTGATAGAATGCAATGATATTCCTAATAATAGAGATGAGATCCCAACCCCTGATGTTGCTCGCAGTCACACACACCTAAAGTCTATGGCGCACTTCATTCCAGAACTAGACCCAAAAGCCCCAATCATGCTTCTCTTAGGTCGAGATGTTATACGGGTCCACAAAGTCCGTAAACAAGTGAATGGCCCACACAATTTGCCTTATGCACAGAAGTTGGATCTGGGATGGGTTATAGTAGGTAATGTATGTTTAGGGAATGTCCACAAACCTCTGACAATCAGCACATTccacacaaacactgtagaacCAGAACGTCCAACTCTCTTTAAACCATGTCCAAATGTTTTCCATGTTAAGGAAACATGCAAAGACTTTCAAATTGCTAACCACTGCCCAACATACCCGGAAGCTAAATTCACCTGTGATGTTGACTGTCTAGGAGACAATGTGTTTCAGAGAACCAAAGAGGACAATCAAGTGGCTCCTTCAATTCAGGATGCAACTTTCATGAAAATCATGGATGAAGGTTTACGGAAGGATTCAAATAACAGTTGGGTAGCTCCACTACCTTTTAAGAGTCCTCGTCCTCGTCTTCCCAACAACAGAATACAAGCCCTAAAACGACTTATATCACTCAAGCACAACTTGGAAAGGAAGCCGATGATGAAAGAACACTTTCTCAAGTTCATGGACAAGATATTCAAAAATGGACATGCCGAGTTAGCGCCTCCTCTTGATGAGAAAGAAGAACAATggtacctgccaacatttggagTGTACCATCCAAAGAAAGTGAATCAGATCAGAGTAGTTTTTGATTCGAGTGCACAACACAATGCAATATCTCTGAATGATGTGCTGTTGACCGGGCCTGATTTAAACAACACCCTGGTAGGGGTAATGATGCGCTTCAGAAAAGAAGCAATTGCCTTTACTGCAGACATAGAACAGATGTTCTATTGTTTTTTGGTAAGAGAGGAAGATAGAGATTTTCTTCGTTTTCTTTGGTTTCAAGACAATGACACTTCCAAAGACATTGTAGATTACCGCATgagagtgcatgtctttggaaacaaACCCTCACCTGCAGTGGCTATACATTGTCTTCATAAGTCTGTTCAGATTGACAATTTCCATGTCGACTCTGAGGTCAAGCAATTTGTGATGCGTGACTTCTACGTGGATGATGGTCTCAAGTCTTTGCCTACAGTAGAAGCTACGATCAGTTTGTTAAAAAAGACACAAGAGGTTTTGTCTAAATCCAATCTGAGACTACATAAGATAGCAGCAAACAGCAAAAAAGTCATGGAAGCCTTTCCATCGACAGACCATGCATGTGATCTGAAAGATCTAGACTTTGAGGAAGACACGCTGCCAATGCAGCGTAGTCTTGGTCTAAATTGGGACCTCCATTCTGATTGCTTCCGATTTAGTGTCAGTGATGAGGTAAAACCCTACACCCGTCGAGGTGTCTTATCCACTATTAACAGACTCTATGATCCCCTTGGGTTTGTAGCGCCGGTCACAATTCAAGGCAAAGCTATTCTGAGAGAACTTACTGCTGTGAGCGGTGACTGGGATGCTCCATTGCCACAAAAGATGGAGGACGCTTGGACCTTGTGGAGAGTTTCCTTGTCAGAGCTGGCTAATTTTTCTATTCCCAGGGTTTATACTGAGATTTCGACATCGACAGCTATGAGAAGAGAACTATGTGTTTTTGCGGATGCATCAATAAAAGCCATTGCTGCAGTGTCATATCTAAAGGTCACAGATGATGAAGGAAAGAATCACATTGGGTTTGTAATGGGGAAAGCCAAACTTGCCCCCCGCCCTGAGCACACAGTGCCAAGACTTGAACTTTGTGCGGCAGTGCTTGCTGTTGAGTTGGCAGACTTAATTTCAGTaaacctggacttgcaatttgACGCTGTAACCTACTACACGGACAGTAAGGTAGTTCTTGGGTACATTTGTAATGAGACCAGGCGCTTTTATGTTTATGTGAGTAACCGCATTCAGCGTATCCGAAGGTCTTCTAGTCCAGATCAGTGGCGATATGTTCCTACTGAACAAAACCCAGCAGACCACGCAACACGTTTTGTTTCTGCAGCCCACTTACAAAAAACCAACTGGTTAAGTGGACCCAACTTTCTGCTCACGCAAGGACCAGATATTCAGAACACTTTCAATCTGGTTAATCCAAGTTCAGATCCTGATGTGCGTCCTCTAGTGTCCACACTAACCACCACAGCATTAACCAAGCAGCTTGGTTCTGAACGGTTTGCCAAATTCTCCTCTTGGAATTCACTAACTGGTGCCATTACTCGCCTTATCCACATAGCTCATCATTTTAAAACAACAGAGAAGGAAAACAGTTCTTGCAAAGGCTGGCACTACTGCAAAGAATTCACAATGGAAGAATCTGATAGAGCTATAAACATCATCCTCCGAGCAGTACAAGAAGAGGCTTACAGTCATGAGATTGAATGCATTAAACGGCAAGAGAGGATACCAAAGAGCAGTCCACTCCATACTTTGGATCCATTCATTGATCAGCAAGGTCTTCTGAGGGTCGGAGGACGTCTCCACCTTTCAAGTCTTAATCAGAGAGAGAAGACTCCTTTGTTAATTCCTGGCAAGAGTCACATTGCCACTTTGATCATTAGACATCACCATGAGCGTGTTCAGCATCAAGGTCGTCACTTTACGGAAGGAGCGGTCCGTGCTGCTGGTTTTTGGATAATTGGTGGAAAACGAAGGGTGAGCAGCATCATACACCAATGCGTAACTTGCAGACGGCTCAGAGCTCCACTCAGCATCCAAAAAATGGCTAACCTTCCAGCAGAACGGCTCTCAGAAGACCCTCCTTTTACCAACGTTGGACTGGATGTGTTTGGCCCTTGGAATGTCTCCTCCCGTCGGACAAGAGGTGGTCTCCTATACAGCAAGAGGTGGGCCGTAATTTTTACATGCATGAGCATAAGAGCTGTTCATATAGAAGTTATTGAATCTCTCGACACATCCAGTTTCATCAATGCTCTTAGACGTTTTCTTGCTGTGCGTGGACCTGTCAAACATATTCGCTCCGATCGTGGGACAAACTTTGTAGGTGCATGTAAAGAGCTACAGATACCTTCAAACATTGACAGCAAAGTTGTAAAGACGTATCTGTCAGATCAAGGTTGTACATGGACCTTTAATCCTCCGCATGCTTCCCATTGTGGTGGATCATGGGAAAGAATGATTGGTCTGGCAAGGAGAATTCTTGATTCCATGTTTCTCCAGTTGAAAGACAAACTTACCCATGAGGTGCTGGTGACCTTCATGGCAGAGGTAACAGCTATTATCAATGCCAGGCCTCTTGTTCCTGTGACAACAGACCCCCATGAGTCATTCATACTCACACCAGCAGCTCTCTTAACACAAAAGGTGAACCCTGTTGCTGCACCTACAGGCAAGTTTGGAGTTACCGACTTGTACAAGTGCCAGTGGCGGCAAGTTCAACACCTTTCCAACACATTCTGGGACAGATGGCGTAAGCAATTCCTTCCAACCCTACAACCACGCAAGAAATGGCAGTCCGTTCATCCAAATGTCAATACAGGAAGTGTTGTCCTCCTTAAGAACAGCCAAGTACCACGGAATGAATGGCCTCTTGGACTGGTAACACAATCATTCCCTAGCAAAGATGGTAAAGTGCGTCAGGTTGAGGTTAAGGTCATTAAACCAGGAGGTTCCACTCTTTTTCTTAGGCCTGTTACAGAGGTAGTGCTTCTTCTTTCCTCAGAGTCTAAAGTAGATGAATAA